One Baekduia alba genomic window, AGGTTCCCTTCTACGCGGGCCTGCAGGTCGGCGTGCCGAGCCTCCCGACGATCGTCGAGGCGCTGGCCGAGGGCCGCTACGACCTCGTCCACCTCTGCTCGCCGGGCCCGGCCGGCATCGCCGCGCTGCTGACCGCGCGCGTCATGGACCTGCCGGTGCTCGGCAGCTACCACACCGAGCTGGCCGCCTACGCGGGCGTGCGCTCCGCCGACCCGATGTTGGAGGCCTTCGCCCAGGCCGCCATGTCAATGTTCTACGCCCAGTGCGAGGTCGTGCTGTCGCCGAGCGAGGCGAGCGACGCGGTGCTCGGCACGCTCGGCATCGACGCCGACCGCGTCGGCCGCTGGGACCGCGGGGTGGACGTCGACCGCTTCTCGCCCGACCGACGCAAGGACCATGCCTTCCAGGGCGAGGTCAACGTCCTGTACACGGGCCGGCTGACGCGGGAGAAGGGCGCCGACCTGCTGGCCGACGCGTTCCTCGCGGCGCGCCGCCGCGACCCGCGGCTGCACCTCGTCCTGGCCGGTGGCGGCCCCGAGGAGCACGTCCTGCGCGAGCGCCTCGGCGAGCACGCGACGTTCCTGGGCTGGTTGGAGGGCGACGCCCTGGCCGACGCCTACGCGTCCGCCGACCTCTTCCTCTTCGCCAGCCGCACCGACACCTTCGGGCAGGTGCTGCTGGAGGCGCAGGCCAGCGGCCTGCCGGTCGTCGCGGTCGCCGAGGGCGGTCCGTGCTCGATCGTCGAGGACGGCGTGACCGGCCGGCTGGTCGCGCCCGACGCGCGGGCGCTCGCCGACGCGGTCGTCGCGCTCGCCGCCGACCCGGACGCGCGCGCCCGCCTCGCCGCCGCCGCCCGGAGCGCGGTCGCGCAGCGCACCTGGGACCGAGCGCTCGAGCGCCTCGCCGCCGGCTATCGCCGCGCGCTGGACGGCGCGGCGGCTCGCGAGGTGCGCCATGCCGCCTGAGCTCGCGCTCCTCGAAGGCGGAGCGGCCGGCTCCGCGGGGCTTCGCGTCGCCCGCCCGGCGCCGCTGCGCGTGGCCGACGTCGCGCTCTTCTACGGCGAGCGCTCCGGCGGCATCCGGACCTACCTCGACGCCAAGGCCGAGCACGCGGTCCGCCACCCCGACGAGCTCGACCACCACATCCTCGTCCCCGGCGCGAAGGCGCGCCACGAGGGCGGTCGCCACGAGCTGCCCTCGCTGCGCGTCGTGGCCGCCAACGGCTACCGCGTCCCGCTCGGCGCCGGTGCGTTGAAGGAGACGCTGCGCGCGCTGAAGCCCGACGTCGTCCTGCTGCACGACCCGTTCTGGTGGCCGGTCGACGTCATCGCCTGCGCGCGCGAGATCGGCGCCCGCACGGTCGCGGTCCACCACGGGACGAGCAACCTGGAGGCCGCGTCGCTGCCCGGCCCGTCGCGCGTCTACGCCCCGCTGCTGCGGCGCTGGCTGCGGCGCTCCGGCCGGCACGTCGACGCGGTGATGAGCAACGTCGACACCATGGCGGACTTCGGGCGGCTGGCGACGATGCCGCTGCGCCTCGGCGTCCACGAGGCGTTCCGCCCGCGGCCGGAGGCCCGGCGCGGCGACCATGTGCTGTATGTCGGTCGCCTGTCGCGGGAGAAGGGCGTGCTGGAGCTCCTGGAGGCCGCCGCGCGCAGCGCGGACCCGTGGCCGCTGCGCATCGTCGGCAGCGGCCCGCTCGAGGAGACGCTCCGCACCCGCGCGCGCCGGCTCGGCCTGGCCGCGCGCATCAGCTTCCGGCCGCACGCGCGCGACCGCGTCCGGCTGGCCCACCGCTACGCGAGCGCGCGCTGCGTCGTCATGCCCGGCGAGCACGAGACGTTCGGGCTCGTCGCGCTGGAGGCCGCCGCCTGCGGCACGCCGGTCGCGGCCTGCTCGACGGCGCCCGCGGTGCACGCGATCGGCACGCTCGGCCACGGCTTCGTCCCCGCCGACCCCGACGACCTGGACCGCGCGATCGGCGAGGCCTACCACTCCGAGCACGACGCGCGGGAGGCGGCGATGATCGCCTGGCGCCACCGCTGGGACCGCGTCTTCCGCGCCGAGGCCGAGTCGCTGCGCGACCTGGTGGGCTGAGGCGATGGCCCGGCGCGGCGGCATCATCGCGGTGTCGCTGCACGACGTCGAGCCGGCGACGTTCGAGCGCTGCGCGCTGATCCGCGACTGGCTCAACGACCACGGCGTCGACCGCGTCACGCTGCTCGTCATCCCGGCGCCGGACCTGCATCCGTTCCACGACCGCCGGCCGGACATGGCGGACTGGCTGGAGGAGTGCGCGCGCGGCGGCGACGCGATCGCCCAGCACGGCTTCCAGCACCGCCAGTCGCGCCGCGTGCACGGGCCGCGCCAGCTCGTCGCGCGGCTGCAGGCCGGCGACGCCGCGGAGTTCGTCGGCCTCGACGGCGACGAGACGCGCCGCGCGGTCCTCGCCGGCCGGCGCGTGCTCAAGCTCGCCGGCATCCAGCCCCGCGGGTTCGTCGCGCCGGGCTACGCCTACACCGGGGCCCTGCGCGCGACGCTCGCGACGACGTTCGAGTGGTGGGCCGGCATCGGCCGCCTGCACCGCGCCGCCGACGACCGCACGACGACCGCGCCCGCGCTGACGCTCGGGACGAGCACGCGCTTCAAGCGCTGGACGTCGCCCGGCGTCGTGCGCGCCGGCGCGCTGCTGTCGGGCGACCTGCTGCGCCTCGACCTCCATCCGTCCGACCTCGACCACCCGCGCGGCGTCAGCGCGGTCGAGCGCGTCCTGCGCCGGGCGCACGACCGCAGCGCGGTGACCTACGACGAGCTCGCCTTGCGCTGACCGTCGAGGGGGCGTCATGCTCTGGCGCGGCCCATGCTCTTCCGTCAGATCACGCACGACGATCTCGGCTGCGCGTCGTACCTCGTCGGCGACACGAAGGCCGGCGTGGCGTGCGTGGTCGACCCCAAGCTGGCGATCGAGGAGTACCTGGCGGTCAGCCGCTACATGGGCGTGCGCATCGAGCACATCCTCGAGACGCACAACCACGCCGACCACGTCTCCGGCCACGGCCGCCTCGCCGCGGCGACCGGCGCGACGATCCACGTCCATCGCCTCGCGGCGCCTGAGTACGACCACGAGCCGTTCGACGACGGGTGGGAGCTGGCGCTCGGCAGCGTGGTCGTCCGCGCGCTGCACACGCCCGGCCACCGCCCCGAGCACACCGCCTTCGCGCTGACCGACACCGCGCGCGGCCCCGAGCCGTGGGCCGTGCTGACCGGCGACTCGCTGTTCGTCGGCGACGTCGCGCGGCCCGACCTCGCCGTCGACAAGGAGGAGGGCGCGCGCGACATGCACCGGTCGCTGCGCGAGCTGCTGGCGCTGCCCGCGATGTGCGAGGTCTGGCCCGGCCACCTCGGCGGCTCGCTGTGCGGCGGCCCGGCGATGGACATGAAGATCTCGTCGACGATCGCCTTCGAGCTGGCCCACAACGCGCTCGTGGCCGAGGACGACCCGGAGGCGTTCGTGGCCCAGGCGATCTCCGCACTGGCGCCGCAGCCGCCGAACTTCCAGGCGATCGTCGCGCTCAACCGCGGCCCGCTGCATACCGGCCGGCCGCCGCTGGAGCCGCTGACGCCGCGCCAGGTCGCCGCCGAGCAGGCCGCCGGCGCGCTGGTCATCGACGTGCGCACCGACCTGCAGTTCGACGACGCCCACATCCCGGGCGCGATCTGCAACCCGGCGGTGCGCGCCGGCTTCGGCACGAAGCTCGCATGGGTCGCCGACCGCGACCGCGACGTGATCCTGGTCGGTCGCGACGACGAGGACGCGAAGGCCGCCGCGGCGCTGAGCGCCGCCGTCGGCATCGCGCGCATCGGCGGCTACCTGGCGGGCGGCATGACGAGCTGGCGCGAGGACCAGCGCCCGACGGCCTCGGTGCGCCGCGTCGACGTCGCGACGCTGCACGCGCAGGGCGGCGGGGCGCAGATCCTCGACGTGCGCGAGCGCCGCGAGTGGGACGCCGGGCACATCGCGGGCGCCGTTCACATGCCCTACCACGACATCGCGGGCGTGCCGGACGGGTTGGACCCCAACCAGCCGATCGCCGCGATCTGCGCGTCGGGCCAGCGCAGCGCGGTCGCCGCGTCGCTGCTGCTGCGGGCGGGCGCGACGCAAGTCCTCCATGTCGCCGGCGGCGGCGTCGGCACGTGGCCGGAGCCGCTCACGGCGACGCCGGCCCCGGAGCACGTCCCGGGACCGGCGTGAGCGGCAACCTCGGCTGAGGCCGTCGCGCTACTGGATCGGCGCGACGTCCCCGGTGGTCGACTCGGTCGTGTCGGCCGGGATGTGGGTCTGGCCGCCGCGGGCCGACTTCGGGCAGCCGCGCGGACGGCCCAGGTCGAACGGACCGGCGATGTACTGCTGGGCCTTGCCGGCGGAGACCGACGCGAACGTCACGACGAGCAGCGGGTCGACGCGCGGCTCCGCGCAGACGTCGCCGTCGACCGTGAACGTGGACTTCACGACGTGCCAGTTGCCGGTGACGGCGCCGGTGCAGTTGATGCCCCAGCCCGGCTGCTCGCCATTGCAGGAGAGCGCATCGGTGCCCAGCGGCTCGAGCGTCTTCGGGTCGGAGCCGAAGACCTCGGTCTCGAAGGCGGTGGCCTCCTTGTCGGGCACGATCGAGTAGCCCGTGA contains:
- a CDS encoding glycosyltransferase translates to MPPELALLEGGAAGSAGLRVARPAPLRVADVALFYGERSGGIRTYLDAKAEHAVRHPDELDHHILVPGAKARHEGGRHELPSLRVVAANGYRVPLGAGALKETLRALKPDVVLLHDPFWWPVDVIACAREIGARTVAVHHGTSNLEAASLPGPSRVYAPLLRRWLRRSGRHVDAVMSNVDTMADFGRLATMPLRLGVHEAFRPRPEARRGDHVLYVGRLSREKGVLELLEAAARSADPWPLRIVGSGPLEETLRTRARRLGLAARISFRPHARDRVRLAHRYASARCVVMPGEHETFGLVALEAAACGTPVAACSTAPAVHAIGTLGHGFVPADPDDLDRAIGEAYHSEHDAREAAMIAWRHRWDRVFRAEAESLRDLVG
- a CDS encoding DUF2334 domain-containing protein yields the protein MARRGGIIAVSLHDVEPATFERCALIRDWLNDHGVDRVTLLVIPAPDLHPFHDRRPDMADWLEECARGGDAIAQHGFQHRQSRRVHGPRQLVARLQAGDAAEFVGLDGDETRRAVLAGRRVLKLAGIQPRGFVAPGYAYTGALRATLATTFEWWAGIGRLHRAADDRTTTAPALTLGTSTRFKRWTSPGVVRAGALLSGDLLRLDLHPSDLDHPRGVSAVERVLRRAHDRSAVTYDELALR
- a CDS encoding MBL fold metallo-hydrolase, giving the protein MLFRQITHDDLGCASYLVGDTKAGVACVVDPKLAIEEYLAVSRYMGVRIEHILETHNHADHVSGHGRLAAATGATIHVHRLAAPEYDHEPFDDGWELALGSVVVRALHTPGHRPEHTAFALTDTARGPEPWAVLTGDSLFVGDVARPDLAVDKEEGARDMHRSLRELLALPAMCEVWPGHLGGSLCGGPAMDMKISSTIAFELAHNALVAEDDPEAFVAQAISALAPQPPNFQAIVALNRGPLHTGRPPLEPLTPRQVAAEQAAGALVIDVRTDLQFDDAHIPGAICNPAVRAGFGTKLAWVADRDRDVILVGRDDEDAKAAAALSAAVGIARIGGYLAGGMTSWREDQRPTASVRRVDVATLHAQGGGAQILDVRERREWDAGHIAGAVHMPYHDIAGVPDGLDPNQPIAAICASGQRSAVAASLLLRAGATQVLHVAGGGVGTWPEPLTATPAPEHVPGPA